One Actinomycetes bacterium genomic region harbors:
- a CDS encoding 3-hydroxyacyl-CoA dehydrogenase has protein sequence MDVTNKVALVTGGASGLGLATVQRLAAGGAKVVMVDLPTSQGNQLAADLGESVVFAATDVTDEGQVQAAVDAASALGDLAVVVSCAGIGTAARVVAKDGSPFPLSVFSKVIQVNLIGTFNVIRLAAARMIASTPTDGEERGVIVNTASVAAYEGQIGQAAYSASKGGVVGMTLPIARELAQHRIRVNTIAPGLFLTPMFQTLPEEAIASLGAQVPHPSRLGNPTEYAALVAHIVENPMLNGETIRLDGAIRMAPR, from the coding sequence ATGGACGTCACGAACAAGGTCGCGCTGGTCACCGGGGGCGCGTCCGGCCTGGGGCTGGCGACCGTGCAGCGGCTGGCTGCGGGCGGCGCGAAGGTCGTCATGGTCGACCTGCCGACCTCCCAGGGGAACCAGCTGGCCGCGGACCTCGGCGAGTCGGTGGTCTTCGCGGCCACGGACGTGACCGACGAGGGCCAGGTCCAGGCCGCGGTCGACGCCGCGAGCGCCCTGGGCGACCTCGCTGTCGTGGTGAGCTGCGCCGGGATCGGGACGGCCGCCCGGGTGGTGGCCAAGGACGGCAGTCCCTTCCCGCTGTCGGTCTTCAGCAAGGTCATCCAGGTGAACCTGATCGGCACCTTCAACGTGATCCGGCTCGCCGCCGCCCGCATGATCGCCTCGACACCGACGGACGGCGAGGAGCGGGGCGTCATCGTCAACACCGCCTCCGTCGCGGCGTACGAGGGCCAGATCGGCCAGGCGGCGTACTCGGCGTCCAAGGGTGGTGTCGTGGGGATGACCCTGCCGATCGCCCGTGAGCTGGCCCAGCACAGGATCCGGGTGAACACCATCGCGCCGGGCCTGTTCCTGACCCCGATGTTCCAGACGCTGCCCGAGGAGGCGATCGCGTCCCTCGGCGCGCAGGTTCCCCACCCGTCCCGGCTGGGGAACCCCACGGAGTACGCGGCGCTGGTGGCGCACATCGTCGAGAACCCGATGCTGAACGGCGAGA